The Planctomycetota bacterium DNA segment GTCCGGGACCCGGCCCCGGACGCCTACGAGCGCGCCGTCGATCGCCTGCTCGGCAGCCCCCACTTCGGCGAGCGCTGGGCGCGCCACTGGCTGGATCTGGCCCGCTACGCGGACACCAAAGGTTATGTGGGCCAGGAGGATCGCCGGTATCCCTTCGCCTATACCTACCGGGACTGGGTGATCCGCGCATTCAACGAAGATCTCCCGTACGATCGCTTCGTGACGCTTCAGCTGGCAGCCGACCGGGTCGCGGGCGAATCCGACAAGCGCGACCTGGCGGCGATGGGATTCCTGACCGTCGGCCGCCGTTTCATCAACAACATTCACGACATCATCGACGACCGCATCGACGTCGTGACGCGCGGCCTGATGGGTCTGACCGTTTCGTGCGCGCGCTGCCACGACCACATGTACGATCCGATTCCGACGAAGGACTACTACGCGCTCTACGGAGTCTTCGCGAGTTCCCAGGAGCCCAAGGACCTGCCGGTCCTGGAGCCGCGCGAGAAAACGCCGGACCATCGGGCCTTCGAGAAGGAACTGGCCGAGCGTCGCGAGGCGGTCGAGCGGTTCCGCCGCGAGCAGCACGCGCGGCTCACCGGGGAGCTCCGCAAGAAGGAAACGATCGCCAAGTACCTCCAGGCCGCCGCGCAGGCGCGCACGGCCGAGGCGGTCAAGGACGTGGCGGGCAAGCGGGATCTTTCGGCGTACGCGCTGGAGCGCTGGCGGGCCTTCCTCGAGAAGGCGGCTTCGTCGGGCGACGCGCTTTTCGCCCCCTGGCGGGCGTACGCGGCGCTGCCGGAGGCGGAGTTCGCCGCCCGCGCGGCTCAGGTGAAGCTCGACGGGGTGCCCGCCCCCGTCGCCCGCGCGTTCGAGCGTCCGCCCGCCTCGCTCGCCGAGGCGGCGCAGCGGTACGGCGAGATCCTCGCCGCCCACGACCGCGAGGAGCCCTTCGAGGAGCCGGACCGGGAGGCGATCCGCAAGGCGCTGCGCGGCGCGGACGCCCCGGCCCAGGCGCCCCTGGCCGAGGTCGAGCGCCTTTTCACCCGCGCGGAGCGCGACAAGAAGCGGCAGCTCGAAAACCGCATCGAGGAACTCAAAGCCACGCACCCGGGCGCGCCGGAGCACGCGATGGTCCTGACGGATCTGCCCGAGCCCCGCGAACCGCGCGTCTTCGTCCGCGGGAATCCCAACCAGCAGGGTGAGGCCGTGCCGCGTCGTTTCCTGACGCTTCTGGGCGGCCGGGTCTTCCGCGAGGGGAGCGGGCGCCTCGAGCTGGCGCGCGAAATCGTCCGTCCGGACAACCCCCTGACGGCCCGCGTGTGGGTGAACCGCGTATGGGGCCACGTCTTCGGGAAACCCATCGTGGGGACGACGAGCGACTTCGGCGTCCGCAGCGACGCGCCGACCCACCCGGAACTTCTGGACTGGCTGGCGCGCCGGTTCGTCGAGGAGGGCTGGTCCACGAAGAAGCTCCTGAGGCTTCTTCTCCGGTCGGCGGTCTACCGGCAGGCGTCGGACGACCGGCCCGAGGGCCTGGCCGCGGATCCCGAAAACCGCCTCCTCTGGCGGATGAACCGAAAGCGCCTGGATTTCGAGGCGATGCGGGACTCGCTTCTGGCGGTTTCGGGACGGCTGGACCGTACGATGGGCGGCCGGTCGGTCCCCCTGGTCACCAATCCGACCGCCAAGATGCGCATGGAGGCCGAAACGATCAAGGTGGACGTGGGGGATCCCACCAAGGACTCCTACGCGACGCGCCGTTCCGTGTACCTCTTCGTGGATCGCCAGAATCTTCCGGGGACGCTGCGGGTGTTCGATTTCGCCAGCCCGGACACGCACAGCCCGCGGCGGTACGAGACGACGGTTCCGCAGCAGGCGCTCTTCATGATGAACGGGCGGTTCGTCGTGGAGCTGGCCCGCGCGCTGGCGGCGCGGCCGGAGGTGTCCGGGGAGGCGGATCCGGCGCG contains these protein-coding regions:
- a CDS encoding PSD1 and planctomycete cytochrome C domain-containing protein; translation: MRVLIGSVAILAFAARLSPAQQEPPADREGIEFFEKKIRPVLVEKCYSCHSAQAPKLKANLRLDSREGLLKGGDMGPALKPGDPDGSLLIQAIRYKDEDLRMPPKERLPKEVVADFEEWVRRGAPDPRTGGAPSGKDRDPKASARAHWAFRPVADPAPPAVRRADWVRTPVDRFILARLEEKGLTPAPEADRRALLRRLSYDLTGLPPSPEELEAFVRDPAPDAYERAVDRLLGSPHFGERWARHWLDLARYADTKGYVGQEDRRYPFAYTYRDWVIRAFNEDLPYDRFVTLQLAADRVAGESDKRDLAAMGFLTVGRRFINNIHDIIDDRIDVVTRGLMGLTVSCARCHDHMYDPIPTKDYYALYGVFASSQEPKDLPVLEPREKTPDHRAFEKELAERREAVERFRREQHARLTGELRKKETIAKYLQAAAQARTAEAVKDVAGKRDLSAYALERWRAFLEKAASSGDALFAPWRAYAALPEAEFAARAAQVKLDGVPAPVARAFERPPASLAEAAQRYGEILAAHDREEPFEEPDREAIRKALRGADAPAQAPLAEVERLFTRAERDKKRQLENRIEELKATHPGAPEHAMVLTDLPEPREPRVFVRGNPNQQGEAVPRRFLTLLGGRVFREGSGRLELAREIVRPDNPLTARVWVNRVWGHVFGKPIVGTTSDFGVRSDAPTHPELLDWLARRFVEEGWSTKKLLRLLLRSAVYRQASDDRPEGLAADPENRLLWRMNRKRLDFEAMRDSLLAVSGRLDRTMGGRSVPLVTNPTAKMRMEAETIKVDVGDPTKDSYATRRSVYLFVDRQNLPGTLRVFDFASPDTHSPRRYETTVPQQALFMMNGRFVVELARALAARPEVSGEADPARRVAALYRLAFGRAPTPEETALGLRFVRGEEGLARRGEAGASGAWQYGSGLYDEKARRVTAFQPLPHFTGMAWQGGPALPDPKLGWVMLTATGGHPARDRAAVRRWKAPRDGEVSITGTVSHAEAQGDGILARIVSSRQGELASFAVRRGEAETRLAGIEVRAGETIDFLVECRGDEGWDSFEWAPVVRLSERNAATAGGAPREWNAQADFAGPPGAASRPLDPWEKYAQVLLLTNEFMFVD